GATTTCGATCACGCGCCTGGGCGCTTCGACCGACCGGCCCGAGAAATTCATCGGGATGCATTTCATGAACCCGGTGCCGGTGATGCAGCTGGTGGAGATCATCCGCGGCATCGCCACGTCGAACGAAACCTACGAAGCGATCCGCGACCTCACCGCCAAGCTCGGCAAGACGTCGGCGACGGCCGAGGATTTCCCGGCCTTCATCGTCAACCGCATTCTGCTGCCGATGATCAACGAAGCCGTCTACACGCTGTATGAAGGTGTCGGCTCCGTCGAATCGATCGACACGGCGATGAAGCTGGGCACCAACCATCCGATGGGCCCGCTGGAACTGGCGGATTTCATCGGTCTCGACACCTGCCTTGCCGTCATGCACGTGCTCTACGACGGGCTGTCGGATTCGAAATACCGCCCGTGCCCGCTGCTGGTGAAATACGTCGAAGCCGGCTGGCTCGGCCGCAAGACCAAGCGCGGCTTCTACGATTATTCGGGTCCCAAGCCGGTCCCGACGCGCTGAATTTCGCCGCTTCGCGCGACGACGAAACCCGGGCCATCGCGCCCGGGTTTTTCGTTTGCGGGGGCGCGGGCCGAAGCGTCATAGTGCGCCCGTCATGATCGATTCCGCCGATATCGAATTCGCCCATCGTCTCGCCGAAACGGCCGCGAAGGTCTCGCTCTCGTATTTCCGCACCGCCGTCCAGGTGGACGACAAGGACGACGCCTCGCCCGTCACCATCGCCGACCGTACGGCGGAAAAAGTGATGCGCGAATTGATCGCCAAGGAACGTCCGAATGACGGGATTCTGGGCGAGGAATTCGGGCGCGAGCGGACGGATGCCAAGCGCGTCTGGGTGCTCGATCCCATCGACGGCACCAAGGCCTTCATCAGCGGCAATCCATTGTTCGGCACGTTGATCGGCCTTGCCATCGACGGCAAGCCCGCGCTGGGCGTGATCGATTGCCCGGCTTTGGGCGAACGCTGGATCGGCGCCACGGGCCAAGCCACGCGCTTCACCGACGCCAAGGGCACGCGCGAAGTCAAAACCCGCGCCTGTCCCGATCTCAAACT
The DNA window shown above is from Alphaproteobacteria bacterium and carries:
- a CDS encoding 3-hydroxybutyryl-CoA dehydrogenase, producing MMGIQIIGVVGAGQMGNGIAHVAAQAGFDIRMLDANPDSLSKAIATITANMDRQIKKGALTEEAKATAIGRIKTGTDYAIFGDADLVIEAATENEAIKREIFKKLCPALSKDALVASNTSSISITRLGASTDRPEKFIGMHFMNPVPVMQLVEIIRGIATSNETYEAIRDLTAKLGKTSATAEDFPAFIVNRILLPMINEAVYTLYEGVGSVESIDTAMKLGTNHPMGPLELADFIGLDTCLAVMHVLYDGLSDSKYRPCPLLVKYVEAGWLGRKTKRGFYDYSGPKPVPTR
- the hisN gene encoding histidinol-phosphatase, translated to MIDSADIEFAHRLAETAAKVSLSYFRTAVQVDDKDDASPVTIADRTAEKVMRELIAKERPNDGILGEEFGRERTDAKRVWVLDPIDGTKAFISGNPLFGTLIGLAIDGKPALGVIDCPALGERWIGATGQATRFTDAKGTREVKTRACPDLKLASLYSAVPVSGDTNFPAFDRLRQRVKRPLPVCDCYAYGLLARGGVDLVVEAGLGIYDFTALVPVVEGAGGVIHDWQGKALTTDSPGYVIAAGDARMAAAAVGALKA